A DNA window from Centroberyx gerrardi isolate f3 chromosome 5, fCenGer3.hap1.cur.20231027, whole genome shotgun sequence contains the following coding sequences:
- the ogna gene encoding osteoglycin, paralog a encodes MKALLLTCLLVPWLVSASARRFNQDSQLIPGSLIGKELSGYFNDQDYLKSRKAKRALPAGVDVMADEPDDSPIPEGGDASDLPTCLLCVCLTGSVYCEEVSPDMTAVPTLPKETAYLYARYNKINKIAAKDFADIVTLRRIDLTGNLISEIEDGAFSKLTLLEELSLAENRLVKLPMLPAKLISFNANHNLLKTRGVKATAFKKLTKLVNLFLADNQLEAVPQIPESVRIVHLQNNNITEISTDTFCKGNNTYYLRPNLNEVRMDGNPVLLAKYPNSFTCLKSLPVGRYH; translated from the exons ATGAAGGCTCTCTTACTCACCTGTCTGCTGGTGCCGTGGCTGGTGTCTGCCTCAGCCAGGCGGTTTAACCAGGACTCACAGCTGATACCAGGATCTCTTATTGGCAAGGAGCTCAGTGGATACTTCAATGACCAAGACTATTTGAAATCAAGAAAGGCTAAG AGGGCGCTGCCTGCTGGTGTGGACGTCATGGCTGATGAACCAGATGACAGCCCGATCCCAGAGGGAGGAGACGCCTCCG accTGCCCacctgcctgctgtgtgtgtgtctgaccggCTCGGTGTACTGTGAGGAGGTCAGTCCGGACATGACAGCGGTTCCCACCCTGCCCAAAGAGACGGCCTACCTGTACGCCCGCTACAATAAGATCAACAAGATCGCCGCCAAAGACTTCGCTGACATCG TGACTCTGAGGAGGATCGACCTGACAGGGAACCTGATCTCAGAGATCGAGGACGGGGCGTTCTCTAAGCTAACGCTGCTGGAGGAACTGTCGCTGGCTGAGAACAGGCTGGTCAAACTGCCCATGCTCCCTGCCAAACTCATCTCCTTCAACGCCAACCACAATCTGCTCAAAACCAGGGGGGTCAAGGCGACCGCTTTCAAG AAACTGACCAAGCTGGTGAACCTGTTCCTGGCCGACAACCAGCTGGAAGCCGTTCCACAGATCCCTGAGAGCGTTCGCATCGTACATCTACAG AACAACAACATCACTGAGATCAGCACTGACACCTTCTGTAAGGGCAACAACACCTACTACCTCCGACCCAACCTCAACGAGGTCCGCATGGACGGCAACCCTGTGCTGCTGGCCAAGTACCCCAACAGCTTCACCTGCCTCAAGTCGCTGCCCGTCGGACGGTACCactga